A part of Agromyces protaetiae genomic DNA contains:
- a CDS encoding XdhC family protein, producing MIDALGAMTGFVGGNCVEASVREFSLRVLESGEPLLLQVRPGDVGRTELEGAVEVHNPCLSGGSIDVFLEPVIPAARLVVVGETPVAQAIGRIGAELGFEVELVDGEAWRPGSTDAAVVIASHGKGEEPALAAALAAGVPYIGLVASDKRGAAVVASLDVDDSLRDRVHTPAGLKLGGRSPGEIALGVLAEIVQIRATEGAWATDDSGPAPHEHQHAEHHGHEHPADHEHDAPHEYTGEHEASGPATAIDPVCGMTVIAADPTPHTEHDGRTVWFCSGHCKALYLKEPERYAVAV from the coding sequence GTGATCGACGCATTGGGCGCCATGACGGGGTTCGTGGGCGGCAACTGCGTCGAGGCCTCGGTGCGAGAGTTCAGCCTGCGCGTGCTCGAATCCGGTGAGCCGCTGCTCCTGCAGGTGCGCCCAGGCGACGTCGGTCGCACCGAGCTCGAGGGCGCCGTCGAAGTGCACAATCCGTGTCTCTCAGGAGGGTCGATCGACGTGTTCCTCGAACCGGTGATTCCCGCGGCCCGGCTCGTCGTCGTCGGCGAGACCCCCGTCGCGCAGGCGATCGGCCGCATCGGCGCCGAGCTCGGCTTCGAGGTCGAGCTCGTCGACGGCGAGGCGTGGCGGCCCGGCTCGACGGATGCCGCGGTCGTCATCGCGTCGCACGGCAAGGGCGAGGAGCCCGCGCTCGCGGCCGCCCTCGCGGCCGGCGTGCCCTACATCGGCCTCGTCGCGAGCGACAAGCGCGGCGCCGCGGTCGTCGCGTCGCTCGACGTGGATGACTCGCTGCGAGACCGTGTGCACACGCCCGCCGGGTTGAAGCTCGGGGGCCGCTCGCCGGGCGAGATCGCCCTCGGGGTGCTCGCCGAGATCGTGCAGATCCGGGCGACCGAGGGAGCATGGGCGACGGATGACTCGGGGCCGGCGCCGCACGAACACCAGCACGCCGAGCACCACGGGCACGAGCACCCCGCCGACCACGAGCACGACGCCCCGCACGAGTACACGGGCGAGCACGAGGCATCCGGCCCTGCGACCGCGATCGATCCCGTGTGCGGCATGACCGTGATCGCGGCCGACCCGACCCCGCACACCGAGCACGACGGCCGCACGGTCTGGTTCTGCTCGGGCCACTGCAAGGCCCTCTACCTCAAGGAGCCCGAGCGCTATGCCGTCGCC